The stretch of DNA CACACTGGGGCACGTCAATCTCTTGCCACGCAACCTGTAGTGGATGCGTACCGTCCTTGGAGAGCCCCTCGATGGTGGTGATTTCCAGCCCCCCGAGCGATGACACCGGAATCTGGCACGACCGCACCGGCACGCCCTTCAGGTGCACGGTACAGGCGCCGCACTGCGCCACACCGCAACCGAACTTGGTTCCTTTGAGATCGAGCACGTCGCGTAGCACCCAGAGCAGGGGCATATCCGACGGGGCGTCAACCGTAACGGCTTTGCCGTTGACCTTGAACGAGACCGACATCGCAGGGAACTCCGTGCAGCAGGGTGTGGGCGAGCAACTATAACTACGTACAAACGTATAACAGGAGCCGGACGTTACCTCGGCACCGTTGTCGGTCGTCTCTAAGTGCGGGAGCTCGGCGGCGATTGAACACAATCTCGGTGTGCTCGCCGAGCGCTAGCTGTTTTGGCGCTGTACCCAGTACTAGGGGACGCTGGCTGTTGATGCGCGAGTCCTAATTTTGCCACTTATTTGGGTGGCCTGAAAGGGCAAATCTGAGATTATTCGCACGCCTTTTTCCTGCCGATACTGGAAACTAGGGCAACAATGTCGTATCTATATACACTGTCTATAGTTGTCACCCCCGGGACAGCCCGAGGGGGATTTTACGTGCGAGGAGATTGATGAAGCACTCCCTGTGGTCGCTGTCATTAGTGGTGTTTGCCAGCGCCTGCCTCAAGGACACCAGTGCGCCGAGTGCGGAGATTCCGCCGATCAGCAAGATCGCGGTGACGCCTGGCGCGACGAGTCTCCTCGTGGGGAAGAGCACAACCTTTGCCGCGACGGTCACTGGCGGCACAGGGAAAGAGGCGATGACGTGGTCGCTCGATAACAGCGCCGTTGGCTCCATTAGCACGAGTGGTGTGTTTTCCGCCAAGGCCGTAGGCTCGGCGATCGTGAAAGTGCAGGTGGACACGTTCAGCGTGACCGCCGCTGTTTCCGTGTTGCCGGCTGGGTTGAATCTCTCGCCGGGGGCGGTCACGCTTCCGGTTGGCCAAACGGTGCAGCTCAAGGCTGATGTCCTCGACGGGCTCGGCGGCTCCACTCCGGTCACCTGGTCATTTTCAAATGCTTCGGCTGGGCTTATTTCGTCGAGCGGTTTCTTTACGGCGCGTGGGAGTGGCACCGGCACTGTTACGGTGACCGCGCCGGGCGATCTGAAAGCCACCGGGACAGTCACCGTGACACCATCGGGGATCACGGTGTCGCCGACGACACTCAATCTTCAGGTGGGTAAGACGGCGCAACTGCGCGCCTCTGTCGCGGACGGCACGGGTGCGGCGTCGGATGTCAGTTGGTTCATCTCGGATGCC from Gemmatimonadota bacterium encodes:
- a CDS encoding (2Fe-2S)-binding protein — translated: MSVSFKVNGKAVTVDAPSDMPLLWVLRDVLDLKGTKFGCGVAQCGACTVHLKGVPVRSCQIPVSSLGGLEITTIEGLSKDGTHPLQVAWQEIDVPQCGYCQAGQIMSAAALLEQKKKPTDADIDQAMGGNICRCATYNRIRKAIHRAADIKNGGASTAAPSGAAK